GATCCAATGGGTCAAATACCAGGCCCGCGGCTTCCGAAACGAAGCACGCTTTGCCCAGGCCATCTACTTCCATTGCGGCGGCCTCGACCTATCGCCGAGCCACCAGAAAGCCTGAAGCGCCGATAAATCTCGACCGCTCCCTTTTCTTCCCGTAAGGCCGCGGCGGTCGAGATAAATCTCGGCCGCTCTCTTATTCTTTTTGCTAGATGGTCTCTCGGACGATGGCGATCTCGCCGTTCGCATCGGCTTGCGCCGTCAAGCTCTGACCGCGTGACGCGGTGCCCGCGAGCAGCGCCTTCGAGAGCGGCGCTCGCAGCCGCTTCTCGACGATTCGCCGAAGCTGGCGCGCGCCTTGGCGCGGATCGTCCGCTTCGCGCGCGAGCGCATCGATCGCCGAATCCGCCACGCGCAGCTCGATGCCTTGCGCGGCCGACGCGGCGACGAGCGGCGCTACCTCGCGCACCGCGATCGCACGCAGTTCGGTAAGGCCGAGTGGTGAGAAGATCACGGCATCGTCGAGGCGATTCACGATCTCCGGCGACAGCAGCACGCCGATCGATGACGGGTCGGCGTCGGCGGCGAGATTCATCGTGAGGATGACGAACGCGTTGCGGAAATCCGCGAGCCGGCCCGACGCGTCCGTCAAACGGCCGTCGTCGAGCATTTGGAGCAGCAGATCGAGAACCGCGGAGTCGGCGCGGTCGACATCATCGAAAAGGACGACAGAATACGGACGCCGTCTGACGGCCTCGGTCAGCTCGCCGGCGCGATCCGATCCGGCGTAGCCCGGCGGTGATCCGATGAGCCGCGCCACGGACGCGGCGCTACCGAACTCCGACATGTCGAAGCGCAAGAGCGCATCGTCGGAGCCGAAGAGCACCTCGGCGGTCGCTCGCGCGAGTTCGGTCTTCCCGACGCCCGACGGACCGGCGAACAAGAGCGACCCGGCGGGTCCGCGCTCGCGCCGCAAACCGGCGCGCGATTGACGCACGCATTCCGCGATCGCGCGCAGCGCCGGTTCTTGTCCGACAATGCGCCGCCGCAGCCGATCTTCCATATCCAGCAAGCCGGCCGCCTGATCGGCGCTCATCGTCTCCACGGGTACGCCTGTCCAACCGGAGACGATGCGGGCGATGTCGTCGGCGGTGACGTTCGTGCCGCCGCGCATCGCGACCATCGCGGCAGCTTCGTCGAGGAGGTCGAACGCCTTATCGGGCAGGCGGCGCTCAGGGATGAAGCGTGCGGAGAGCCGCACCGCCGCGACGAGCGCGCCGTCCTCGATCTGCACGCGATGATGGCGCTCGTAGCGCGGTCGCAAGCCTTCGAGCATCGAGCGGCAATCGGACTGCGTCGGCTCCTCGACGATGACGGGCTGGAAGCGGCGCTCGAGCGCTGCATCATGCTCGATGTGACGACGGTAGTCATCGAAGGTGGTGGCACCAATGCACCGGAGATCGCCGCGCGCAAGCGCCGGCTTGAGCATGTTGGCGGCGTCGACGGTCGAGCCTTCGGCGCTGCCGGCGCCGACGAGCGTATGCAGCTCGTCGATGAAGAGGATGACGTCGTCCGGGAAGCGCTTCAATTCTTCGAGCACGCGACCGAGACGCGCTTCGAACTCGCCGCGATACTTCGTGCCGGCGACGAGCACGGCGGGCGAGAGTGCGACGATGCGCCGGCCGAGCAGCGTTCGGGGGACGTCACCGCTCACGATACGCAGCGCGAGTCCTTCGACGATTGCGGTCTTGCCGACGCCGGCGTCGCCGATGAGCACGGGATTGTTCTTCGTCCTTCGCGCGAGGATGCGCACGACACGCTCGATCTCGGGCGCGCGACCGATCACGGGGTCGAGGCGCCCTTCAGCGGCGAGCTGCGTGAGGTCGCGCGAGACCGAGTTGAGTGTCGGCGTCCGATAAGCCGCGGCGACTGCGACAGGGCCGCCCGAAGAACGCGTTTGCGGCGCGTCAGGCTGCTCGGCGTTTCGGCGGGCGGCGAAGGCTGCCGCTAGAGCCGCCGCGCCAAAAGCGGCGAGTGCGGCGCCGCTCGCGATGACCGCCCGTGTCCGATCCGCGGCCGCCCTGCACGAATCGCAGAGCGGCTCAGCGACGGCGCGTCCCCCTCGAAGCGCGATACTCGTGCCCGTCGCCGGCTTCGCATTGCAGCGCGCGCATAACGTCTTCATCTCGTCGGGTCGTCCTCTCCGAACCAAAGCGTCAACAAACCGTGGATGATGCGTGCGGTCGCGCCCCAGATGCGATCTTCGCCGACATGATACGCATAGATCGTGCGCGACGTTCCGTCGGGACCGCGCAGCTCGTACGACTCGACGCCTTGCGACAACAGTGTCGCGAGCGGAACGGTGATCGGTCGAGCGACCTCGAGCGGATCGCAAACGACCTCGGGCTCGGAGCCGATGAAGCCTGCGACCGGCGTGATAATGTAATTGGAAACGAAAGTGTGGACGTCGTCGAGCAAACCGAGGACGCGGACGGAAGCCGGATCGATGCCGAGTTCCTCACGCGCTTCGCGCAGGGCCGCGTCGACGACGTCGCGATCGGCGGTCTCTATGGACCCGCCGGGCAGACAGATCTCGCCTTTGTGATCGATGACCTCGTGCGTGCGCTCGAAGCACGCGAGTTGCAGACCAGCGGGTGCTGATATGATCGGCACGAGAACGGCTGCGCGTCGTGCGCCGGCGTCGTGATACTCGACTCGCGAACGAGCGGCAAGACGCTGCTGGAGCGTCTCGATCGAAGTCGAGGCGTCTAGCAGCCGGTCAGTTGAGCGAGATCCGTACCGTAAAGGCCTTGCGCCGCTCATCATCGTCGCCGTCATCGCTTTCGTGGTCCGCCTTCGACGCGTTCGAAGCGCGCAGCCGCCGTGTCTCCTCGTCGAGCAACCTCAGCTCGAGATCGAGCCGCTCGGCCGCCGACGACGACTCGAGCAGGGATTGCTTCGCGACTACGTCCACCTGCATCGCGTCGGCGATGAGGAAGGAAGAGACGGCCGGATCGTCCGGCAGTTGCACCGCCTCGAGTTCGCGGCCCGAGAGCTGGAGCAGCGCTTGGAGGTAGTCGCGGAAACTCTCGAGCGCGGCGGCGCGCAGCCTGACCGCCGCACCGACGGGTCCTATCGGCTCTTCGAGATATGATACCCGCGCGGTCCAAAATGGTTTCGTCTTGACGAATCGATCGACGCGGAAGCGCTGTAGGCCGCGCGCGACGATATATAGCCGTCCCTCGGAGAGTTTGCGCACCTCGACGATGTGCGCGACCGTTCCGACGGTCGCCGGGTCGAGATCGTCGACGACTTCGTTGCCCGCTTGATCAAGGACGACGCCGAACGGCGCGTCGCGCTCGATGCACGAGCCGATCATCGTCTTGTATCGTTCCTCGAAGACGTGCAAACGGATGCTGCCGCCGGGTACGAGCACGGCGCTCAGGGGGAAAAGATCGAGTTCGGTGTGGGATTGCATCGTCGTTGCGGCCGCGTGTGATGCGCCGCGGATCAGCGCGGCGTCAGCGAGCCGCGAATTCCTCGCGCCATGCGCCTGCTATGCGCTCGAGGGTCTTTTCATCGGCGCGCTCGGGGTCGTCCTCGAAGTCGTCGAGTTCGGTGACAAGGCGAAGCAGTTCCGGCAACGCGACTTGCGCCGGGTCTTCGTCCGGATGAGCCTGTGCCAGCTCGAAGCCGATGTCCTCGATATCCTGCCACGTGAGGCCCATGAGCTACAACCTTCCCCCGCTTCCCGAGCGGACCCCCAATTTGGGCGTCCGCGCACTCGTGACCTTTAAGAGATGCCGACGATGTGGTATCCCGCGTCGACGTACAAGACGTGGCCGGTTATCGCAGTCGAGAGATCGCTTGCCAAGAACACCGCAGCGTTCGCGACATCGTCGGCGACCGCGTTGCGACGCAGCGGCGATTTCGCTGCGACATCGCCGAGGATACTCGTGAAGCCGCTGACGGCGCGCGCCGACGCGGTCTTGATCGGTCCTGCGGATATCGCGTTGACGCGGATGCTGTTCTCGCCGAGATCGACGGAGAGATATCGCACGGACGCTTCGAGCGCCGCTTTCGCGACGCCCATCACGTTGTAGTTCGAGACCGCGCGCACCGAACCGAGATAGGTCATCGTCATGACCGATGCGTTCGTCGCGAACACCGGCACGAGCACGCGGCAGAGCGCGACGAGCGAGTACGCGCTGACGTCGAGCGCGAGGGCGAACCCGTCGCGCGACGTCGCGTAGAACTTGCCGCCGAGCTCTTCCTTGCGCGCGAACGCGATGCTGTGGACGAGCGCGTCGAGTTTCACGCCCCGTTTCTCAATGAAGTCGCGCAGCGCCGCGAGGCTCTCGTCCTTCGAGACGTCGCACATCGTCGCGACCCCGCCGCACTCGGCGGCCATCTTCTCGACCTCGTCCTTCGTCCGCTCGCCTTCGTACGTCAGGATGAGATTCGCGCCGTGTGCGTGGAAGGCGCGAGTGATGGCGTACGCGATGCTCCAACGGTTTGCGATGCCGGAGACGAGTGCGGTCTTCCCCGACAGCAGCGCCATCAGCGCCCAGCCTCGTCGAGCCGCTTGTTGATCTCATCCCAGTTGACGACGTTCCACCACGCACCGAGATAATCGGCGCGGCGGTTCTGGTATTTCAAGTAGTACGCGTGCTCCCAGACGTCGTTGCCGAAGATCGGCGCGTTGCCCGACGAGATCGGATTGTCTTGGTTCGGCGTGCTCGCGATCTCGAGCTTTCCGGCGGACGTTTTCACGAGCCACACCCAACCGCTGCCGAACTGCTTGGTGCCGGCTTCGTTGAACGACTTCTTGAACGTCTCGAAGTCGCCGAAGGTCGACGCGATCGCTTCGCCGATCCGTCCGGTCGGTGCGCCGCCCTTGCCTGGGCCCATGATCGCCCAGAACATCGTATGGTTGACGTGGCCGCCGCCGTTGTTGCGGACCGCCGCTTTGATGTCGTCCGGCACTTTCGACAGGTCTTTGATGAGATCGAGCGCGCTCTTCGATCCGAGCTCGGGATGCTTTTCGATGGCCGCGTTGAGATTGGTGACGTACGCCTGATGATGCTTGTCGTGGTGGAGCGTCATCGTCTCCTTGTCGATGTGCGGCTCGAGCGCGTCGTACGCGTAAGGAAGTTTCGGAAGTTCATGCGCCATTACGGATGACCTCGCTTCATTTCGGGTATGTGATAGACGCCAGCAGTTTGCAAGGGCTAGATGTTACGGACAGCGAGGGGTCAAGTCCTAGCCCGGCGTACGTCGACCCGCATGCGGGTCACCGTCCGATTGTTCGCCGCGCACCGCGAGGCGGCTGGAACGAGCTCATACATCGCCGATCTCCCCGACGGCGCGACGGTGTCGGATGCGTATGCGCGCGTTTGCGGATCGTTCCCCAAGATCGTGCAAAGCGCTGCGTCGACGGCCTTCGCGCTTAACCGCGCGCACGTACGCGGCGACGCACCGCTGAGCGACGGTGACGAAGTCGCGATCCTTCCGCCGGTCGCAGGCGGATGAGCGCGCACTTCCTGTTGACGAGCGAGCCGCTCGACGAACAAGCCGTCGCATCGGTGCTCTATCGGGATGGCGCCGGCGCGATCGTGACGTTCGTCGGCCGCGTCCGCGCGAACTCGCGCGGCCGCGATGTGACGAAGCTCGAGTACGAAGCGTATCCGGAAATGGCTGAGGGAGTGTTCGTGCAGATCGCGGATGAGATCCGCTCGCGCGGCGGCGTCATCGACGTCGCGATCCACCATCGCGTCGGCACGCTCGAAGTCGGAGAGGTCAGCGTCGTCGTCGCGGTGAGCGCGGCGCATCGCTCGCCCGCCTTTGACGCTTGCCGCTATGCGATCGACCGCCTCAAGCAGATCGCACCTATATGGAAGAAAGAGCACTCACCCGACGGCGCCGTGTGGGTCGAAGACCGCCCATAGCGATGGAATCTTCGAGACATACAACCTGGATGGGGAGCGGTCGAGATTTATCTCGACCGCCGCGACCTATCCCTATGAAGGAGAGGGCGCGGATGCACGGGTTGAGAATCGCTATCCCTGCCATTGCGGCCGCTGCCGTGATGAGCCTAACGGCATGTCACGCGGCAGCAAACGAAAGCGCCGCAGATTCCACCGTTGCACCGGTCTCAACTAGCGGTGATATCGCGTCCCTCGTCAAGACCGAGACCTTCGACCCTCCGATCGCGTTGCGACCTGACGAGTTCATCGACTCGATTCGAATATTCTCCGGCTTCGATGGCGCTCCGTCACTTGTTATGAGGGTCCCCTGCATTCGCCTCGTGATCCACGTGAGGCCGTTGCCTGGGAGTCCGCCGACTGCGAACCTAGGCTGCTCGTGGGAAGCGCAAAAGATCTTTCGCGGCGACCGAGCGGGCTTGTGGCTGACCCAGAACGCTGAGATGATTGCTTTTCCGGGCGATGTACCAGATCCTGAGCCGAGTCTGGTACCCGCACCTCGTCTGAGCGCGGCTGTCACGACGAATCCCCAAGGGGCAGTAGCTGGGAATGCTGTGAAACTGGTAAGAGAGGAGACGTTCGACCCGCCGGTCTTCCTCGGCGACTATATGTGGCTCGACTCGATTCGCATGTTCAACGGCTTCGAAGGCGCACGATCGCTCGTGCTCGGCCTTCCATGCCTGCATCTCGACAGGCGAGCGAATCCTAGACGCGACAGAGATCTACTCCCTACCCTGACCAACGGGTGTGTCTGGCAGAAGATACCAACCGGCAAATGGGCTGGCCGTTATCTCACATATGGAGGTGAGGTCGTTCGGGCACTGCCGCACTGAACAAGATTCGTGTAAGACCGCGGCGGTCGAGATAAATCTCGACCGCTCCCCTTTCTCAATGCCCCGTAAAGATCGCGGCGGTCGAGATAAATCTCGACCGCTCCCATTTCTCCATGCCCCGTAAAGACCGCGGCGGTCGAGATAAATCTCGACCGCTCCCCTTTCTCCATGCCCCGTAAAGAGCGCGGCGGTCGAGCCAAAGCTCGACCGCTACAAGACTAACGTTAACGCCAGGCTTAGAAGTCGTCGTCGCCCTCTTCGGCCTGGAACTCTTCTTCCTCGTCGCCGAAGCCGTCCTCGTACTCTTCCTCTTCCTCATAATCTTCGACTTGGAGGATCGAGTCCGGGTTCTCGTTTTCGAGCCGGCTCTTGTCGGACGGCGCTTCTTCACGTTTCGGCTGCCGCGGAGCCGCCGCAGGGCGAGCCGCCGGAGCCGGGCGCGGTTCGGCCGGCGCAGAGGCCGTCGGCTTCTTGGCGGGCCGTTTCGGAGCTGCGCGCTTCGTCGCGGCCTTCTTCGCAGCCCGTTTCGGCTTGCGCGCGGAGACTCGTTTCTTCGTCGCTGCTCGCTTGGCCGCCGGCCGCTTCTTCGCGGACGACTTCGGCTTGCTCGCTGCCCGCTTGCGGGGCGTTTTCGTACGCTTCGCTGCGCGCTTTTTCGGCTTACCTCTCATCTCAAGCCTCCGATGTCATCATGCCCTTACGGTCGATAGCGATGCGCGCCGTTCGTCGGTCCTCGACGCACTCCTTCTGCTCCCTTAATCCACGAAAAGCGGCCATCAGAGCGCCTCGACGATCGTCAGAACCTGCGCCGCATGGCCGCGCGCTGAGACGTTCTCGAACACGTGGCGCACGATGCCCGTGTCGTCGATCACGAACGTCGTCCGGTTGGCGAACCCGAGCGGGCCGGCGATGCCGAGTCGCTTCAATATCTCGGCGTTCGGATCGGCGAGAAGGTGAACTTTTAAATCGTGCTTCGCCGCGAAACGGCGGTGCGATTCGACCGTATCCTTGGAGATTCCGACGAGCGCTGCGCCGGCCTTGTCGAAGTCAGCGGACCGCTGACTGAACTCTACGGCTTCGACCGTTCAGCCAGGCGTGTCGTCTTTCGGATACGACCAAAGCACGACATGTTTCTTACCGCGAAAGTCGGCAAGATCGAGCGGCCCTTCCGGCGTCTCGCCGGCGACCGCGATCATCGGTTCGCCGACCTTGACGTTCGTGCTCACGGTATGACCCTGCGGACTTGGAAGATCCGATCGCCGGTGTCGACCGTCGTCGGCTGGCCCGCCACCGGCGTCAGCGCCGCCTTGAGAACGCACGAGCCGACCTGGTCGTCGTGGATGTAGACCTGTCCCTCGTACAGGCGCGTCGAGCTTTGGCGGCAAGTCGTGCGGCGTACGAGCTCGCCGCCGGCCGCTGCAAGCCCGATCTCACACTCGCCGACGAACGGCTTGGCGAATGACAGGCTCACGTAGAGCACCTCGCCCGGATAGTAGACGTCTTTCCTCGGCGTGTAGTCGACGCGTTCGATCTGAACCGGCATGACGGGCGCGAGTTCGCGCAACCGGCGTTGCGTCCTTGTCTTTAGACCGGGGCCCGGTCGAGGCGCGGGCGAAGCAAGCGCCGATGGACGTGCGCTTTGCGGCTGCTCTCGAAGCGATCGTCGGCCGCCGTCATGCGCTGACGACGCCGCAAGAGATCCGCGCGTACGCCTACGACGGTGGCGTCGACCGGTCGCTTCCGCTCGCGGTCGTGCTTCCCGGATCCACTGAAGAAGTCGCCGCGGTCGTCCGCGCATGCCGCGAACGCGACACGCGCTTCGTGCCGCGCGGCGCGGGCACGGGCTTGTCGGGCGGCGCGATCGCCGCCGGCGACGCTATCGTCATTTCGACCGCGCGCCTGTGTCGCATCCTCGAGATCGATGCGCCGAACCGGATCGCGCTCGTCGAGCCGGGCGTCGTCAACGCGGACGTCTCGGCTGCGGCGCGGCCGCACGGTCTGCGATACGTGCCCGATCCTTCGAGCATGGCAGCATGCACGATCGGCGGCAACATCGCAGAGAATTCCGGCGGCCTACATTGCCTCGCATACGGCGTCACCTCAGCTCATGTCCTCGGGATCCGGGTCGTCACACCCGACGGCGACATCGAGTGGCTCGGCGGAAAGACGATCGACACGCCGGGCTATGATCTCGCCGGTGTTTTCATCGGGTCGGAAGGCACGCTCGGCATCGCGACGCAGGCCGTGCTCGCGTTATCGCCTATCCCGGAGTCGGTGCAGACGCTGCTCGGGGTCTTCGATTCGACCGATGCGGCGACCGCGGCGGTCTCGGCGATCATCGCCCGCGGCATCGTCCCCGGTGCGCTCGAGATGATGGATGCCCTCGCTACGGCGGCGGTCGAAGCGGATGTCGGCGCGGGGCTGCCGACCGACGCCGCGGCGTTGCTCCTCATCGACATCGAGGGCCTGAGCGACGGGCTCGAGCAGACGGTCGATACGGTCGCATCGATCTGTCGCGAGAACGGCGCGCGCGAGGTACGCGTCGCAAAGGATGGCGCTCAGCGCGACCTTCTATGGAAGGGCCGCAAGAGCGCTTTCGGCGCGATGGGCCGCATCAGCCCGGACTATTACGTCCAGGACGGCGTCATCCCGCGATCGCAGCTGCCCGCGATGTTGCGCGACGTCGCGGCGGCGAGCGCGAAATACGGCTTGAGGATCGCCAACGTCTTCCATGCCGGCGACGGCAACCTCCACCCGCTCATCCTTTTCGACAAACAAAAGGACGGCGAGTTCGATCGCGCGCTCGCGGCGGGAGCGGACATCTTGCAAGCGTGCGTCGCGCGCGGCGGCAGCATCTCGGGCGAGCATGGCATCGGGCTCGAGAAGCGCGATTGCATGCCGCTCCAGTTCACGCCCGAAGATCTCTCGTTCATGGATCGACTCAAGAGCGCGTTCAATCCCGACGATCGCTGCAATCCCGGCAAGATATTCCCGACTGGCCGCCGCTGCGGCGAGTCGGCGCGCACCGCGAAGTCGGGAGCGCTCGACGACCGAACTGCCGCTCTGGCCGGCGAACCGTTTTGAAGCGCACGAAAGTCCTCCGCTCGATCCCGTTCGACTTGAGCTTGCGCGACGCGCTAGGCGAGCGGCTCCGAGTATTGCCCGGCGATTGCGCCCGTTATCCGGTCTCGGGTGTGACGCCAAAATCCGTCGCGCTGCCCCGCGATGCGAAAGAGACCGCTCTTGCTCTCGAAGCGGCGACCGCAGAGGGTGCAATCGTCGTCGTCCGCGGAGCGGGTACGAAGTCGCATCGCCAGCCGCCGCCGCGCACAGTCGAGGTCGTCCTCGACACGTCCGCGCTCGACACCGTCGTCGAGCACGCCCCGGAAGATCTCACCGTCACGGTCGGCGGCGGCACGCCGCTCGTCAAGGTCGAAGCCTTGTTACGCGCGCGCGGACAGTTCTGGCCGTGCGACGCACCGTTCGCGGCGTCATCGACCGTCGGCGGCACGATCGCTTCCAACGCGCACGGGGCCCTGCGCCTGCGCTACGGCGCATTGCGCGAACAGATCCTCGGCGCGCTGATCGCGACGCCCGACGGCGCGCTCGTCCGCACCGGAGCTCGCGTGGTCAAGAGCGTCGCGGGTTACGATTCGC
The Candidatus Eremiobacteraceae bacterium genome window above contains:
- the iscX gene encoding Fe-S cluster assembly protein IscX; this translates as MGLTWQDIEDIGFELAQAHPDEDPAQVALPELLRLVTELDDFEDDPERADEKTLERIAGAWREEFAAR
- a CDS encoding FAD-linked oxidase C-terminal domain-containing protein, whose amino-acid sequence is MDVRFAAALEAIVGRRHALTTPQEIRAYAYDGGVDRSLPLAVVLPGSTEEVAAVVRACRERDTRFVPRGAGTGLSGGAIAAGDAIVISTARLCRILEIDAPNRIALVEPGVVNADVSAAARPHGLRYVPDPSSMAACTIGGNIAENSGGLHCLAYGVTSAHVLGIRVVTPDGDIEWLGGKTIDTPGYDLAGVFIGSEGTLGIATQAVLALSPIPESVQTLLGVFDSTDAATAAVSAIIARGIVPGALEMMDALATAAVEADVGAGLPTDAAALLLIDIEGLSDGLEQTVDTVASICRENGAREVRVAKDGAQRDLLWKGRKSAFGAMGRISPDYYVQDGVIPRSQLPAMLRDVAAASAKYGLRIANVFHAGDGNLHPLILFDKQKDGEFDRALAAGADILQACVARGGSISGEHGIGLEKRDCMPLQFTPEDLSFMDRLKSAFNPDDRCNPGKIFPTGRRCGESARTAKSGALDDRTAALAGEPF
- a CDS encoding LON peptidase substrate-binding domain-containing protein, producing MQSHTELDLFPLSAVLVPGGSIRLHVFEERYKTMIGSCIERDAPFGVVLDQAGNEVVDDLDPATVGTVAHIVEVRKLSEGRLYIVARGLQRFRVDRFVKTKPFWTARVSYLEEPIGPVGAAVRLRAAALESFRDYLQALLQLSGRELEAVQLPDDPAVSSFLIADAMQVDVVAKQSLLESSSAAERLDLELRLLDEETRRLRASNASKADHESDDGDDDERRKAFTVRISLN
- a CDS encoding molybdenum cofactor biosynthesis protein MoaE, whose protein sequence is MSAHFLLTSEPLDEQAVASVLYRDGAGAIVTFVGRVRANSRGRDVTKLEYEAYPEMAEGVFVQIADEIRSRGGVIDVAIHHRVGTLEVGEVSVVVAVSAAHRSPAFDACRYAIDRLKQIAPIWKKEHSPDGAVWVEDRP
- a CDS encoding ATP-dependent Clp protease ATP-binding subunit, giving the protein MKTLCARCNAKPATGTSIALRGGRAVAEPLCDSCRAAADRTRAVIASGAALAAFGAAALAAAFAARRNAEQPDAPQTRSSGGPVAVAAAYRTPTLNSVSRDLTQLAAEGRLDPVIGRAPEIERVVRILARRTKNNPVLIGDAGVGKTAIVEGLALRIVSGDVPRTLLGRRIVALSPAVLVAGTKYRGEFEARLGRVLEELKRFPDDVILFIDELHTLVGAGSAEGSTVDAANMLKPALARGDLRCIGATTFDDYRRHIEHDAALERRFQPVIVEEPTQSDCRSMLEGLRPRYERHHRVQIEDGALVAAVRLSARFIPERRLPDKAFDLLDEAAAMVAMRGGTNVTADDIARIVSGWTGVPVETMSADQAAGLLDMEDRLRRRIVGQEPALRAIAECVRQSRAGLRRERGPAGSLLFAGPSGVGKTELARATAEVLFGSDDALLRFDMSEFGSAASVARLIGSPPGYAGSDRAGELTEAVRRRPYSVVLFDDVDRADSAVLDLLLQMLDDGRLTDASGRLADFRNAFVILTMNLAADADPSSIGVLLSPEIVNRLDDAVIFSPLGLTELRAIAVREVAPLVAASAAQGIELRVADSAIDALAREADDPRQGARQLRRIVEKRLRAPLSKALLAGTASRGQSLTAQADANGEIAIVRETI
- a CDS encoding MoaD/ThiS family protein; its protein translation is MRVTVRLFAAHREAAGTSSYIADLPDGATVSDAYARVCGSFPKIVQSAASTAFALNRAHVRGDAPLSDGDEVAILPPVAGG
- a CDS encoding SDR family oxidoreductase, which encodes MALLSGKTALVSGIANRWSIAYAITRAFHAHGANLILTYEGERTKDEVEKMAAECGGVATMCDVSKDESLAALRDFIEKRGVKLDALVHSIAFARKEELGGKFYATSRDGFALALDVSAYSLVALCRVLVPVFATNASVMTMTYLGSVRAVSNYNVMGVAKAALEASVRYLSVDLGENSIRVNAISAGPIKTASARAVSGFTSILGDVAAKSPLRRNAVADDVANAAVFLASDLSTAITGHVLYVDAGYHIVGIS
- a CDS encoding superoxide dismutase — protein: MAHELPKLPYAYDALEPHIDKETMTLHHDKHHQAYVTNLNAAIEKHPELGSKSALDLIKDLSKVPDDIKAAVRNNGGGHVNHTMFWAIMGPGKGGAPTGRIGEAIASTFGDFETFKKSFNEAGTKQFGSGWVWLVKTSAGKLEIASTPNQDNPISSGNAPIFGNDVWEHAYYLKYQNRRADYLGAWWNVVNWDEINKRLDEAGR
- a CDS encoding CoA pyrophosphatase; the encoded protein is MPIISAPAGLQLACFERTHEVIDHKGEICLPGGSIETADRDVVDAALREAREELGIDPASVRVLGLLDDVHTFVSNYIITPVAGFIGSEPEVVCDPLEVARPITVPLATLLSQGVESYELRGPDGTSRTIYAYHVGEDRIWGATARIIHGLLTLWFGEDDPTR